Part of the Brassica oleracea var. oleracea cultivar TO1000 chromosome C8, BOL, whole genome shotgun sequence genome is shown below.
TAAATTTTTACTACGCATAAACACTGACATAACTTATCTTACCAATCTGAAGTGATTAAGCCACTAAAATAATTACAGCTAATGCGAAGGTTTACACAGCTCAAAACCTTAAATATACATAACCTAAATGAGGTGTACCCAAAAAATTCAGGGGATTACTTTGTTAGGTTTAGTGCCGTAGATGACGTCCATAATTTAAAAATAATTTAAATTGAATAATGCTCATAACAAACTCAACTATTTAAATGGCATTGTACCAAATAAAAGATAAAGTACATAAAAACATTTTGGTGCCAAGTAAAAGTATGTGGATTACAGCATTATTGAAGGAAAACATAAAACTTTGAAACAAACAATGGAACTGTACTTTGCAAATTCCAAGTCTCCATAGTTGGAGTGATCAGTATTTGCGAGCTTACTTTGAACTGGGGGCCTTTTCATCATCAACTGGAGTCTCGGTGGAGGTCATGACTGAATCAGTATGTGCAGGCTCTGGGTCGGTGCTGGCTGGACATCCTTTAATAATTGGAACATCATCTGGCCCGTTTGTGTGATCCGAACAAATGCTTTTCACCACTGGATTTGGGACCATAGAAAGTTTAACAGCTACAGCCATATCATCACTTGGGTGGTGCTATATAAGAAACTCCATCATATTTGGAAGATATACCAGAGGAATCACTCTCTACTCTACAGAGCATGCATTTGTATGTTTAATGTGGGAACTGACGCCGTAGTAATCGTGAAATAGTAACTAATTATAGGAAGAAATAACTGACTCTTTTAAGAAACACTGAATGGTTTGGCTTTCATGATAAAAGTAGAAGTGTGTCCTTAATGTGGCTTTGAGGAATAAATGACCTGCACAATAATTTGGGATTTATGTTGGTTGCAATCATGACCTTTGTCTCCACATCCAAGAGGACTAACTTGTCATGCAACCTATCAAACACATTGACACACAGTGGTTGACCTGCAGAGGTTGATGAGGTTTATCAGTAAGAAACATCTATCAAGTTAAATAAAACTTTAAAAACTTGAAACTTAATGGTGCTTGTGTAGGGGACGGCTACGAAACTGTCCAGCTGGATAGTGATCATAACACGCTGTATCGACTCGTTTTCGTCATTGTAGATGGTGTTTATACTCCTGTCCTGACCAAAATATCTGAAATGTATATAATTTTAACATACATCCGAAACCGAGGTAGTATAATGGAAGTGGATAATTGAAAGATGAAGATTAACCACATACCGGACAAATCTATGTTGGTGTCAGTGAGAGCCCTTAGCTGCTCATAATTGCAAAACCTGATTATTTCCGCAGGGTCGACAACCTCGACAAAGCTGGAATGCTCGGTAAATCGAATAGAGACAGGAGAGGCGCACAGTTTGAAGTGGTTATTGCTTCTAGCAATATAGAAAATACTAAGCTCGTAGACAGCGCCTTCACTGAGTAGATTTTTAAAAGTGTAGAGCCGAGGTGCGGTGATAGTACTTTGTATTAACGTCGACTGCAAATGAAAACAATGGGGATTTTAGGCAGACCGAGCAGACCGAATCATAGGGCTGGGCAAGAATACTCGTTACTTGTCTTATACCCGCTACTTGACCCGTACTCGCCTCGTTTTTTCAAGTACTCGTCGTTGTCAAGTCAAGTATCAAGTCGATGAGTTTTGGTACTTGCAAGTACAAGACAAGTAACAAGTATCACAAAAAAAGTTACGACTCGCCTTGATATTACTCGTTACTTGTTTTACGACTAAAAAATGATAACTAAACTATAAAAACTAAAGCCCTAAACAAATATTTCTTTGTTGTAAGAAGCAAACAATATTTTCTTATCGAATTCCATCTTTTTTTTATATTAGGTGAAAATATTTTATTTAAAATAACTTTCGTGTTTTTTACCAAGTCGAGTAAATAAAAATCATGTGTTTGTCAAATCAAGTTTTTTCATAAAATAAATTCAGATTATCAGTACTTTCTTAAGCAATACCATGTCCACCCTCCCCCATAAGCTCGCCTCCTTTCTTCAAAGTACCGACTCCCCAGAATCGAAGAAGACGTGTCACCACCACGTCCTTAAAACGACCGGTCTTCAAGTTGGAAAGGTACAATTGGGAAATCTCCATTATTGTTAGCTTCAGTTTGTTGAGAAATCGAACCTCCTTCAAAAAAAGAATTGGAACAGAGACTTAAACTGAGAATGATATTGAAGTGGAGATGAGAGTAACGAAACCATAAATTTGGATCTTAGGAGTTACAAAAAAAAAAGGTTTTTAAGAGAACGGTAGCAGAAGACGGTGAAAGGGTCTTTTTTTTAGCAATACGGTGAAAAGATATTTAGATTCGGTTTGGGCCAAGAAAAGTATAATAACCCAGATCCATAAGCAATTAGATTTCGAATAGGGTAAAAAATTGGAGCTGCCACGTGGCAACAAAGCCTCCCCTCTCCAGACTAACATGAAAGCCTAAAAAAACAGATATTTCAACTTTATAGTTATAGATATCATATCTACATGTACCTATTTAAGATAATAATCTAGGACCGGTATATGATAAACCAGTAACAATAGATTGAATATGTCTATGATAATTATAAAATGACAATTGATAGTTTCTCAGTTGAGGACATTTTTTGGATTTTAAATTGCTACTATTGAGAAGTTGACAAAAACAAAATACTACTACTGCTAAAGTATACATTCTTTCAAAATGATTGGACTATTATAGATTTCTCCAATCGAAAGAAATAAAATGACTAATGTATGCAGATTTCTAACAATCGTTGCATCATATGACATGGCTCATAATGTAATACACCTACAATCTTGCCCACATTATAGCATAAGCATGTGCGTTTATAATTGAACCTGAAATATGAATCCGTATTCGACTCAAAACCCAAAATATGATAAGAATTGTATTAGAGAAATATCCGAATGAAGCCTAAGAACTGTGTTTTGAATATTGAGCACTACCTGAACGAAATCCGATTTTCTTTTTGTCGACATTTTCAACAGATGAAAACCCATTTGTTTTCTCTTTTTTCTTCTAACAAGAAACACATGTTTGATGAAGAGATGAGAAATTACGGTGCTGAATATTGCAATTGAAATCAATCTTTTACTTAGCTCGGAGTGATGTAAATATATAAATTATTTTGGAGAGAGATAACTTTTGTACCAGATTTTTTGTTCATTCAAAAACTCTCAAATATTTTTGGATATTTGGATAGTATGTTCATTGCAAATCCAAATTTGAATATTTTCGTAAATCTGTAAACATCAAACATTTTCAACATTCATTAACTTTCAGTGAAAGCTAAAAAAAAACTTTCAGTGAAAGCTGCGTGTGTATCCATGGTTAATATTTTTGTATACTACAAAAGAATTGTCAAACTTAATTTATGAGATGTACAGATTTACGGATAAAATTAACTCTTACATTTGTATGGAACACATGCAGTTTTCATTGACATTACAAGATGATATATTTTTATATCTATGTATATAGTAGCTATTGCAAATCAAAATTTGGACAGAGTGCACTTAACTAGTAACACTTTACCCAAACAAAAAAAATTGCAACAGCACAAATATGAATAATTAAATAAAACATAGTTATATGGAAACACAAATATAGTGATATAAATATTTTGGAAAATGTTGGTACGTTTTCTAAAATATTAAAAAAACGGATTATTTATATAAATGTGAAGATTTGTTGTGTCTCAAACTTGGGACGAAGAATTAGTTTCATCGTTCATCAGGTACACGGTCGGTCCATGAAACCCGGAAAACCCAGTTAGAGACAGTCCTCTTCCTCAAACGCTTGATCCTTTCATGACTGCTTTTTGAAATCAGTCTGTTACTATCTGTTGACTCTACGTATTCTTTGAGCCTTTTCATCGCCAAATCGAGTGTCTCTTCACTCATATTGGCGAAACAAACCCTAAACCAACCCGGTTCAGTACAATGGCACGATGAACCGGGTGAAATATTTAGTTTCACTTCGTACACAATCTTCTTCCATAGCTCAAGCTCTGCTTCGAAAGTGTTTGTGTCCAAGAGATGCCTCATGTCGACCCAACAAAACAAACCAGCGTTGCTTTTAAGGCAAGTAACTCCTGCGGCTTCAAGACCGGACACGAGTTGCTTTTGACGAATCTTGAGTCTTTTCTTGTTTTCGTTGAGGTATGTACCTGTGAACTTCTTGTCTGAAAGCAATGCAGAGAGAAGGTATTGTGTTTGGGAAGAAACGAGGCCGAAACTCGACATTTTCGTCGCAGCCGAAACAACCATTTCGTCGTTGGAGTATATTGCTCCAACGCGAAAACCGGGTAAACCGAGATCTTTGGAAAGACTGTAAACGACATGAACTCTTTTGGAGACTTCGCTGTCCTCGAGTTTCTTGTCTTTTAAGACATCCATGACGCTAACGAACTGTTCAAACCCAAACACGGTACCTGAATAGATCTCGTCGCTTATGAGATGAATGTTTTTGGAGGTGATGAAGTCAACGAGAAGGTGAAGTTCTCTTCTGGTCAACATTGTGCCAAGTGGGTTAGATGGGTTGGTAACAAGAATCCCTTTGACGTTAAGATCAAGCTTTTGAGCTTGTTGATAAGCTTGTTGAAGAGCTGACTCTGTTATTTGGAATCCATTAGAGCTGGAGCAGTGAATCGGTACGATCTCTGCACCGGTTCTCCATTTCAAATCTCTGTCGAATCTGTACACATAAGGGAAACAAATGTCAACTCAGGTTTCTTGGGAGACAAGAAAATAAAATATCAAATATGAAAAATTATGGTGTAGAAATTACCCTGGATAGTAAGGAGTGGGTAAAAGGAAAGCATCTCCAGGTTCTGCTAGACAAAACATGAGAGTTTCGTTGGCAGATGTTGAACCAGCAGCTAGAACAATCTTTCGTGGGTCAAATGTTACTCTACTCCCTCTTATTTCCTCCATAAACTCTGCCAAAGCCTATATGGACAGGAAGACCCCATTAGTTTTACTTGCGTCTTGAACTATGAAGGAGAAATTGTTTTTAATTGCTTACTTTCTTGAATTCGGGTAGGCCATGATAATCTTGGAAGAGAGCAAGCTCTTTGAAAATAGATTGGCCGTCCTTCTTGAGTCCGGCTGCGTCTGGATTCTTAGCTAACCATGTCTCTATGAGATCAAAACATAGCTGCATATTAAGAACATCATATTAAGTACCAGAAACGGTAGACTAGATTTTTGCCATTGGTCGAAAAACCAAACTTATATATTTACCTGATTTTCAGCAAGACCCATTTGAACAATCCCATTAGGGTTCTTGATTTCGTCGTATGGGTTCTTCTCGTATTCTTCCCATCCCAAGAAGTAAGATGAGTCTTGTCCATGAGCATTGCTTGTCACTTTTGTCGACAGCTGTTTCATTTTTAAATTACAAAAATAATTTTTGGGTTGAATGAAAGATGAACAATGAAGATATATAAGAAATCGGTTGTTAAAGAGAAATGATGTATTAGGGTTTAGTTAGTTGGTGAAGAGTGAGATGTGGAATGTAGATGCTTGAGGTATGTGGGAGGTATATATATTGTTTTCTCTTTGAAAAATTGTCTCGCCATGTGAGAGACAACTTCCGTTTTTACTTGACTAATCTAATAATTTATCAGCTATCATTTATTGTCTTTATGAACTTAAATATTCAAGATTTGGTCTTAAAGAATATTCAAATTTTCTTCACTTTGTTGTTTTAGTTATATGAATTATTATATAAACTGACATTTTGCTTATGTTATACAAGTCTGAACATATCTTTTTGAATCTAAATGTGTTTTTGAATCTAAACAGATCTTTAAGTGTCTTTCTGTATGACGTTCAAATTGCAAAGACATCAAATATTCCATTTTTAGATTTATAGAATGGCCTATTAAAAAAGGAAGAAGTAGACTAAAATGTCATAAAATTAGGAGTAGAAAATAATACACCGGCTAATAAAAACGCTAAAAATGACACCGGATAAAAATGGTAAAAGTTAAGACTAAAATTTTGTAAGTTTTACATTTGGTCCAATAAACGCGTTTTCCGTCACCGCCCATACCGGACAATCTGACATGACACCGGATTAGCGACCAAATATATTTGTAGATCGAATGTCATGACGATGTGTTGGGGGTACACCTAGTATTTGGCGAGTTGTCTGGAATGTGTAGTATTTTATACTCTGAGTAGTTTTTTGGCAGAAATGTTAATGATAGTTACGGTTAAAAAACGTTTTGAACTGATTTTTTCAGACCTTCGAAAATGTATTAATAAAAATCTAGGATAGAGCTTAATATGTAAGATATGATTATGGCACAATCAATATAATAATGTTAATTAAGTTTTTCAGAACTCACTAATATGCAAATGTCATTATCCATATTCGTATCTAAATTTTTTATTTGTTTATAAAATCCATATCTAAATTAGTTGCTGGAAACAGATTACTATAGCAAGACTGAGTTGGATATTTTTAAATTCTTTTTTTTTTTTTGTAATCCAGGGGTTCCCCACTTACGTGGATCATTCCACTGGGTCCGGTTAGGCAGCGGTCCACTTCACCCGGAAGGGCTGTACCTGGGCTGGGGACAAGGCCCAACACCCAGTACCGCATTTGATGACAGAATGGGCAGTTCGCCTCTGCCTGGCGTCGAACCTGTGAGCATGACAATTGGCCCACACGATTCTTACCAAGTGAGCTACCTCGTCCCTTCTTATTTTAAAATTTGCTACCTTAAATAATTGATAAGCCGAAGAAAACGTAAACCATATTTACCGACAGAAAAGGAATTTGCTCAACGCATATCACATATAATGTATGATGATAGACTATAATAATCAAGCTAAATATATATAACATAACAAGAAAATAAGGTGAAAGATCTTGAAAGTTGAAATCAATATCTATAGCCGCTGGATGTCCAGATTTTCAGGGGTCGTAGTTCGTTCCTAAGTTTGATTAGTCAAATAACTAAATGATGCGAATATTCATTATTACTATTCCTGCCAGACATAGAGAAATTGAAACAATTTAAAGAACAAAAAAGTTGTTAATATTATGAGATTTCATCCATATCTGCAACGAAAACTCTTCTTTTACTTACAAAAAGATATGTATAGTTGGAGTTAATCATCGAATTTTATTTAGTGTAGGAATTTTATTTTATTTACTTAGTTGGAGAGTTATAATTTATAAAAACACATACATTGGTTTCATATGATGAACATTCATATGTGCTGCATCTCTTTGAGATTCGGAATGTCCACATGTTAATTTTTAAAAATATATAAATCTGAAAAAAATTAACAATATTTATACATAACCTATGGGAACAGCCGTAAAAGCATTATGGAACATGATATCAATTTGTAAATACAAATTATTTGAAATTTATAGCAAAAAGACGTTATAATTATTAACACAAACAAATTCATATAATTTGATTATCCATATGAAAATGTAAAAAAGAAAATCATTATAAGAAAATTGGCATTGTTTTGGTTTGATTCATGCACTTTGTTTGGGGGCGCTTCTAATCTTTTCTTAGGTGAATTTGGACCCTTGCATCTTCGAATTGTAAGGATGCTAAAACAATTGAGGCAGTAAGTTGCAAGACCGTGTTGGTATCACTCTCGGGCCAAAGTTAACAAAATAAGTCTTGATATGATGTTAAAAAAATGGATTTGTATATCATATGATCTGATTGGTTCTGAGAAAAACGCACTTATTGCTAGAAAATAAACTAACTATCACATTGTTTGATCTAGAATGCATTCAAATTAATAATAGGGATAGCCAAATCATTTGTTACCCAAATACTGTGTAAATTGTTTGGACCAAATTCAAACTCAAATTTTCCGTGGTTGTAACTTTGTTTTAAAAAAATTTGAACTCCGGAAGAGTGTGGCAGCACATTCATAGATTTTATCTATTACTTGGCCACAGCCATGCGGGTATGATGTTAAATTTTATGTGCTTCTAGCTCGTAATTAAATAAAAATAAATAGAATGATCCATGTTTATTATACAGTACTAGAATTCCATTATAGCTTTTTGGTATATAACTTTAACAATAAAAGATTAGAATGGTGTATGCAAGCTCTGATCCATCAGAGCCTCTTCTTATTCATTGTCTTTACGTGTGATGTACACTTGAAGAAAATCAGCGGTAGATAGTTTATCCGTTGAATAGCAATGCCATCAGAAAAGTTACCAATGCATCTTTTGTATTCCTTGTTACTATATAAAGATAAAATTTTAATTTTAATTTTTATTGAATAGATGATGGGGATCCGTAGATGATGCTACTAGGATTTTTTTTTTAATTTAGCATCAGATGAATATTTAAAAATATAATAATTTAGTACATATATAAATATAATATAAAATATAAAATATCATTCTTTTGAGTTTTCAAAATTTATGGTTTAATACTATATGCTACTTAGCATTCTAAATGCGTATTACTAGGTTCTGACCCGTCCTTTCAAGGGCGGGTATATTTTTTATTTAAAACATTTTTTGAAAAATTTAATTTTTATATTTGTATTTTTCTTGTAATCATATTTGTGTTTAATATTAATTTAATTTAATATAATATTTTGTAACTATATTAAATAAACATATATTGAATTATATATTTTGATGAAATACACTTATGTCATATGTATTTCGAAAATTATTTTTAAAATTTATTCCTAAAGGTTGTGACAAATTATATTTTTTAATACTTAACATAATTAGTCAAGACTATCTGTATCCAAAAAACTTGTTTCAGAATCGACCCGAAAATCAAAATCTCATACTCTATTAGACATGGCTT
Proteins encoded:
- the LOC106310902 gene encoding 1-aminocyclopropane-1-carboxylate synthase 9; the protein is MKQLSTKVTSNAHGQDSSYFLGWEEYEKNPYDEIKNPNGIVQMGLAENQLCFDLIETWLAKNPDAAGLKKDGQSIFKELALFQDYHGLPEFKKALAEFMEEIRGSRVTFDPRKIVLAAGSTSANETLMFCLAEPGDAFLLPTPYYPGFDRDLKWRTGAEIVPIHCSSSNGFQITESALQQAYQQAQKLDLNVKGILVTNPSNPLGTMLTRRELHLLVDFITSKNIHLISDEIYSGTVFGFEQFVSVMDVLKDKKLEDSEVSKRVHVVYSLSKDLGLPGFRVGAIYSNDEMVVSAATKMSSFGLVSSQTQYLLSALLSDKKFTGTYLNENKKRLKIRQKQLVSGLEAAGVTCLKSNAGLFCWVDMRHLLDTNTFEAELELWKKIVYEVKLNISPGSSCHCTEPGWFRVCFANMSEETLDLAMKRLKEYVESTDSNRLISKSSHERIKRLRKRTVSNWVFRVSWTDRVPDER